CTGACTACAGCTCTCAACACTACCCCATGCAGCTCACCCTCTGCAGATGGGACCCTGGGTGATACTGCTCTGAGGTCCTTATCATGTCCTGACCAGAAAACCCTCTTTTGGGGATCCAGGATACTTTTTCCTACCACCTCCTTCTTCCCTGCTTTTCCAGTGGTCTGTCCTGAACTGACCGACCCATAGAGGACACTCTGGGAGAACCTCATCGAATCCTCTCACTTCCATATGAAATGGAAGCCCTGATAGGGGAGGAGACTGACCCGCTCTCTCCTGCTGTTCAGCCCAGTGCTCACCCACTACCCCTGCTGCTCCTTTTAAGGACAGAGCCTGGCCGGGCATCCCCCTACCTTGCCGATGACGTCGTTGCGGCTGAGCCTGTCCTTGTCCAtgacggtgatgatgatggtCGTCTCCCTCAGCTTCTCCGTGGGGATGTCGAAGGCAAAGGACTCGTTGAAGATGGGGTTCAGGTTCCTTTTCATCGTCACCGTCTTCTTCTTCTCTACCCGCTTGTCCTTGTACATCAGCCACACCTTCACATAGGGGTCTGGGGACAGGTGGAGGAAGGGTCAGAGGAGCAGCAGAGGGCTCCCCAGGACCCCCTTTCCCTTCCAGGTGTGGCATCTAGGACAGGAGGGGTGAGGAAATCCctaaggaagaaggagggggatCTGGGGGATCAGCAGATGGAGAAGTTGGAAAGGACCTTAGCCATCACCCATGGCCTTTCTGCGAGCATGAACGAGGAAACCGAGAGGCCAGGTCTCGCCTGAGGTCACAGACAAGCAGTGTCGGAGCTGGGGCTAGAATACAGGTCTCCCCACCATTGCGTTCCCTTTTTCCTGACTCTGGGAAGGACAGagccccaggtgatgctgacgctgAGGGTGTTCTGAAGATGGCCACCAGGGCTCTAGGGTAAAGCGGCTGGGATTGGAGGTGGGATGCGGGGTTTGGGAATGAGGGCCACAGCCCGGACCCTGTTGTCCACATCCAGCGTGACCTCCATGCCCAGCCTGTCTGCCCTCTGCTGTGAGGAGCAGCCGCACCTGATGTGCCCCCGATGTCCATGGCTTTGAGGTTCCGGGCTTTGATGATGTTCACGATGATGGAGTTGGCAGAGGGGTTGTAGCAGAGGGACAGGAGCAGCTCCCCTCGGCTCCCCTGGGAGGGACAAGAGGAGGGATAAGGCTGGGCCACTCCCCTTGCTCCCCTGGGGGGGAGAACAAGAGGGCTGTGGGGACTGGGGTAGACCTGGCCCAGGACCCCACCACTAGGACCTGGGTGCTTACTCACCCCCCCCGTCTGTCACACTGCACACCTGGTCTCCCCCTATCTGGGCTCCACTCCCCAGGCTCTTTGTCACAGCTCAGGCTCCCCGAGTGCTGAGCACGGGCGCTGAGACCGCTGGTGGGAACTCTGCTCCATCAGGCCCACCCATCTGCACCTCCCTGCCCACAACCTTCCCGGTGTTCTTGAGGTTGGGGAGGTAGGACCGGATCTTCCAGCCCCCAAGTCAGGGGCCTCCGGGTGGGGCCTTACACTCCCATCGCTGCATGGCTTCAGATCCTTCCAGAAGGTCTGCATCTGGGTCAGGTCCACCTTGTTGAGGGGGATGGACACCTCCCCGATGGGGTCGTTGCGGCTGAAGCGGTCATAGTCCAGGACCTGGAGGTAGAGGACCCTCTGCACCACCTTCTCGTAGGGGAAACCTGGGGGACAGATAGCGCAGGTGAAGAGCAGGCCAGAGTGGCCACACAGGGCCTGGGCAGGGCCACACTCCTGGGCAGGAaggccccaggaggaggaggggctggccctgTGCCTTCCTGCTGCCACCCTACCTGGGCTGAGCAGGCAATACCTGCATTCAGATCCTCCTGAAGTGCCAGCAAGAACTATCATCATCTCATTTATCTCCCTCGACAGTCTGTGAGGTGGATGGTATCTTGTCGATTGTACAGATGAGATGATTGAGGCTCAGATGACTTAACATACCTGCCCAAAGTCCCACAGCTAATAAAGAGCAGAACTGGGaccattcattcacccattcaccACGTGTCCGTCTCAGTGGCTGGGCAGTGGCCCCCTTGCTCTCTGGGCAGCCCTGACACTGCCAATCATTCTGAGACAAGTCTGGGCAAGTGGTCCTGCCTGAGATGGTCACAGCTGCCAGAAAGTAAGCCTCAGGAGGACTCAGGGCAGAGGGGAAtggcaaagacaaagaaatagcaGTAGACGCCTGTCCTAGGACTCCACACTTCCCCTCGCCTCCTGCCAATGCATCAGCCCATCCTTCCGTCCTTCCTCAACAGACCTGCAGCTGTccccatctccactgccacctcCCCATCCAAGCCACCGGCATCTCTTGCCTAGACAGTTGCAAGAGTTTCCAAACAGCCCTCCCCACTTGTGTGCTTTCTTCTACAGCCCAttctcagcacagcagccagagtgatcttttaaaaatagaaatcacatCACGATACTCTCCTGCTTAAAGCCTTTCAATGGCTCCCAGTGCACTTAGAATAAAAGCCGTGGGCTCTGCTTTGGCTTCAAGTCCTCCCACAACTTGGCCCACTGTCTTCTCCCTGCTCATCTTGTGACCACTCTTCAATGACTGGGCTTCGGCTACCTTGGGTTTTCCTGCCTTGGCCCCACCACGCCCCGTCCCGGCTTACCCTCTTCCATCAGGTCTCAGCTTTCTTTCCTGATGCCCCATATGGGGTCAGATCCCCTGTTCTATGCACTAGCACTTCCCTTTCGCAGCGTGTATCACAGGTTCTTCTAGAGACTGTTTCTCTGAGTCTGACTCTCCCACTAGGCTAGGATTTCCAGGAAGGCATCTCTGTCCTCAGCCACCGGATCCCATCTAACACTGTTTCTGGCGTGTAGTAGGCACTcgattaaatatttgttaagagaATCAATAattgaacaagtaaataaatgtcCATGAAAGGGCCTAATGGAGCCTCAGGAGCGTGACTGGCTGGAGCAGGAGATGAGGCCAGAgtggagggctgggggaaggagctTGGATGGGATGGAAGGTActagggaggcagaggaaggccTGAAGCCCGAGTCATTGGGCCTTGGGAGGCTTAGTcggaggaggggctggcctgggaggtGCAGGAGGTGCAGGCCAGCCTGGAGGTCTGAGGTGGCGAGATCCTGAACCAAGGTGTGagcaggaaggagacaggacCCTTAATACCTTAGCCCAACTGGTGGAGaggtgaagggagaggaagagttCTGCAGGATTCTAGTGCCTTCAGCCAAAGATGTTAGAAGCGCAGAGTTGCCTCTGATGGGAGCAGATTTGCTGGAAGAGGAAATCCTATGttccctgagcccccagcctcTGAACTCCCTCAGGGCCCCTTCCTCATATTGAGGGGGGCTATGTCTTGCTCACTTCGGAGTACCCCCAAAGACCTTTAGCATCTATTTAGGTGAAATGCATGAGGATAAGTGTTCTGAAAATGCTGAAGGCTCCAAGATGTCCCTGAACCTGAGTCAGCTCTTTTCAACACCAGAGGAGGCATTCTCCTATCTGGAAGACTCCTGTTCATCTATCAGAACCCATTTTGAATGGCCCCTTTTCTGGGAAATGttttcagcaccaccaaggggATTTTATACTGGGTTCTTGCAGTATCTGCCATGCACTGTGTGGTTTAATTATCTACACATCTGTGTCATCCAAGGAATACCTTGAGGGTCATAATGCCCTCATCTTCTGTGCCCTCAGTTCCCAAAACAGTGCCTAGCCTGTAGTTGCTGCTGGGTAAATGTTTGCAGAAGGGACAGTGGACTGGGGCTCTGCCCATGAACTTCACCCCACCAGCTGGCTACATACACCTGCAGGTAGCCAAAGTCTCTCACTGGTTGTGCCATCTCTAAACTGGCTCCCATGCGGAACTGGGGAAGGGAGAAACCCACAAGCACCCATTAGTTCAATCTCAAAAATTTATTTAGTGGGTGAGCTGGCTGTCACCCTGTAGAAGGAGTGGGCTATCAAGTGGCTGGGACACCAGATGGGGCAGATTCCTGAATCCCTGGGGCACACACTTTGGGTTGTAGCCAGTCAGGGCACCAGGGAGTTGGTGTTGTAGTGATTTATTCTTACTAGTTGAAAGTGTCATGACTCCTCTAAGTGGGGTCCAGGTACCCAAAGGACCTGGGACAGAAATCACTCCCTGATCACACACCCAGTTTCCTGGTTACCTTGAATCCTCAGAGATAATGGATAAAGATGGGTCctcaggagagaggaaggatATTTGCCTCAGTGGCCTCTAGGACCCTGGGGTGTGGTTCAGAGCTTCTGTTCCTGTGCTTCTGGACTGGCTTGGCCCGTGTTGGGAGAGGGGGTCAGAGAATGGGGGCAGATGGAGTGTGTTTGACAAGCGGGTATAAAGTGTTTACAATTCACTGATTTGTTTAATCCTcactattattatctttattttacagaggaggaaaccacggcacagagaggttcaggaacttgccccaggtcacacagctagtaagtggcagagctgatattcaaactcaggcagtctggcccATTGCCTGGGCTCTTACCCACTACACTGTGGGCACTGCAGGTGCCCCACCTCGTCCTGCACGCCGGAGTTTGAGTCCTGTGTCTGGGCAGTGGCCCAGCTTTCTTCCTTGGCCTCCGACTATGATGCTGGCTCCACTCAGCCCTGTAGCCTCATCCCAGCTGGACCCAAAATGCATCAGGTTAACTGGGCTGAGACACTCgcctgtgtgggtgtgggtgtgcctctgtacgtgtgcatgtgtgcggtcacgtgtgtgtgtgtgtgtgcgtgtattgggctgaggggaagaggggccctgagggcaggggctggcacAGCCTCACCTTCAAAGAGGAAGGTCTCATTCCAGTGGGGGTTCAGGTTCTTCCGTTTCACCTTGGTCTCCAGCTTGTGCTTCTTGTCTGGCAGCAGGTAGATCTTGACAAAGGGGTCGCTGGTGCCGCTGAAGTCCTTGGCCGGCAGCTCCTGGGCCTTCATGATCTTCACGGTGAGCGTGGACTCCTGGAAGTTGTAGCCGACGCTGAACTGGATCCGGCCCAGGTTCTCTCGGCTGCAGCCCTCGTGGGCCTCGTCCTCCTCAGAgcctggggagagctgggggcgggggagaggcaGGCATGGTTGGGGATGCTCCTCTGCAGCCCAGCATGGCTGGGAGGCCTCCTGGTGCCCGAGGCCAGGCCAGCTACAGAgagctgccttctccctctggtCACAAAGTAAGGCTGGTGGTGGCACATCCCACGTTCACCTCTGGGACAGGATGCTGAGGCAGGGGCAGGTGCCTTGACCAGGGTCACatagggagggaggggcagagcggGGCCAGCCCCCGCCTCCTGAACCCCAGAGCAGTGTGTGCCCCACTTGCCAGCCTCTTCTTGAAGCCCCAGGTCTGCCTCCACTCCCCTACCCCCAGATCAGCTCCCCAGGTGCACTCTAGGTCCCCGGCCCTCCTCAGTACTGGCATCTGAGGCTCTTACTAAATAATTCTGCCACCTAGGCCCACCCTAGCCCCCTCAAATCAGGCCCCCTTGGGAgagggcctgggaatctgtacTTTCAGTGTCCCTGCCTTATACAGATACTGCTTCTGAAAAATTGACCTCTCTCATTTTGTAAATCACATCATTCTCAGAACCCCAGAGAGTCACTCTCCAAAGAAATATTGTGGTAAAGCCTTTTGAGATGAAAATCATCTCCCTCAACTGTTTTGTAGCCTAGGTTTTGGGGTTGGTGTATTTCACAGTGGGCCCTGCAGGCACCAGGGCTGAGGTCCACTGGAAGGGAGGGCTACACCTGCAGTCGGTCCCCCTTCCCTGGGAGTGGCATTTGGGCCGACCCAGCAACCGACAGACATGTGGCGGGTGGCATGGGTGTCCCATTCCCAGGATGATGTTGAGAAAAATAGGAAGTAGTTGAGGGGAGGGTCTCCTAGTCAAGTGTTCTCAGCTATGGCTGCTCGCTGGGAACAACTGGGTAGGTTTTAGCATACTGCCCATCCTCCAGCCCCCTGGGTCTTgtcctgggccccatcccaggccccatcccagaccccaccccagacccaggaGTCCAGGTGGCCCAAGCATTTCTGTCTCTAAAAGCTGCTCAGGTGATTGGATAAGAGCCAGGGTGGGACCCAAGATACCACATTTAAGACAAAACTGTTGGCAcctattttctttccctccttcctctgcaggCAATGTTTCtgtgtccctccttcctcctggagaGGTGGTCCCAGGTTCTGAAATACTAACTGATACAGATGATAAGAACACATATAGTGTGCACTTACCACGAAGAAGACTCTTGTATCACCTTCTTACTGAATCCTGACAACAACTGGGTGAGGCAGTTATCAGTACTCTCTCGCTGAGGAcactggctcagagaggttaagtcacatGCTCAAGATTGCACAGCAGTGTGGACCCTCTCTGACTTGAAAGCCCACTCTTTCTACCAAAGAAGCCCCACATCCCAGGGCAATTTTGAGACTTCCCCCCAAGCCAGAGAGGACTCACCTACCCCAGGTGAGAAGCACCACACTAACAATAGTAACTACCatgggcctggccctgcccagggctgtgTGGTTTGCCCTCCTCTACTCCTTACAATATCCTGATGAGGCAGGCACTACCGTGTTCCATTtggtttggaacacagagttgtTATTGCCTCCAGTCGCCTGTGATTTAGTGATGGGTCAGAACTCGACCCCAGGTAGCGCCCAGACATCATGTGTACCTTCCTGCTGCCCTCACACACTCAGATCCAATGTCTGGGGCTTCACAGCCACGCCCCTGGTCCCGCCTAGAGCTGGAAGGGGGGCTGAGCTGCCTCCCCTGCTCTTCTCACAGTAGAAGAGagtgcctccagccctgccccttggCCAGAGCCAGGTAACACTGCAAGTTCCACCCAGGCCTGCTGAGAATCTGTTCCCTCCCTAGAGCCAGTTTTCTCCTggtcctccttccttcttctcctacCTTTGAACCCCCACTCCCTTTGAACCTGTTTCTACATCTGTAGAATGGGACCATGAGACAGCCCTATGGTATGTGGTTCCAGACAAGGTTAAGTGGGTCCACACCCCTTCCATCGTCCTGCTCTGTAGCCTGGTCCCTGCCACTGCCAGACATGGACTGAGAGTGGACaacttgcccctcccctttccttctcaaGTTGGGGTAGAGAGCCTGGTAACTGGAGCCCaggtggccccagccccacctgagTTCCCTCTGGTCACTGGGTTCCCAAACAGGGTGGTCTGGGCTGGAAGGCCCAAGCTGGCCTAGTGGGTCAGTGGGCTTCACCTCAGAAGGGGGTGGTGGTTCTCGGCCTATTCCCAGCCTTCTGAAACCACAGCCCTGAGCCCTAATTAACCAGCTGGGGCAGCTCCTGGAGCTGTTACCATGGCAACCAGGCTAGCCACCCCCACCACGGGCTAGAAGAGGTGTTGCCTGAGCCCCAGCTCCAGCAGAAGCAGGGTGGTAGTAACTCAGATGCAGGTGTGGCCCGGCCTCCTCTTTGACCCCCTCCCCTCAATCCCTTCATCTGTAATACGGCTGCTGGTGCCTGTATCCTGACCCCCATCTCTGGGGCCCAGAGATCAGCCAGTGGTTTACTTCTGCCCTgttcatcttcatcatcactaTTAATGACAGTGACCCAGCTTTGGCCTAGGGGGAGGCAGTTAGAtcctgcctgcccacctctgAGCGTCCACTGAGTGTGAGAGGGCGCTGTGCTGGGACTCGaacttccttcctctgcctgtgGCCATCGGCTCCTCCCTTGGGGCAGCAAGGGGCAGGCAAGCTGGCTGGGAAAGGGCCGGCCCTTCTGGGAACCTGGCTACCGGGAAGCTGTAACCAATTAAGAAGCTGTGCAGGGAGGCAGGCTGGATTGTGGCAATGGCCCGCAGGGAGAGAGGATGGCCGGGCTGATCTACACGggtggaggaagacagacaggaaggaggtggaggatGAGGCAGCAGGGCctagggggcagggagaaggggagaggtaGGGAGGCTCAAGGGAGACCTGATCTGGAACAGGGAAAATCTGATGCTTAATCTGCATCCAAGAGAAATACAGACTTTGGGGCCCATCTCAGGCCTGCTGACTGGGAATCTGCACTGTAACAAGCTCCCCTAGTGACTCGCGTGCCTGTCACAACTTGAGAGGCTCTGGGCTAGAAAAGAGCAGTGGGCACGTATGGTTAGAGCCAGCCAGAATCCTGACCAGCAGAGGCCTGAGGCCTGGGGGCGCCAGGGGCCTCAGGGAGAGTGGGGGCTGTGGTGCCAGGGTGGTGGCAAGGTGACTCGGAGTCAAGTGATGTTAGGACTGGCGAGGGCCTGAGAGGAAGCCCAAGCCCCTTCCCTcagtgggaggcagaggggagacagGGATGGTGCGCGGAGGAGGGCGGAGGGGGCGGAGGCCAAGGACCAGGGAGGCGAGATGACTTGTCCCAAGGTGTGTCTAGTAGGAACATAGCAGGCACCCGGTTCCCACCCTCACGTCCTCTCCAAGCCTTCTTAAAACTTCTGAGCTGCCAAGCCTTTGACTGACTCCTGCCTGAAATCTTCGTCAGCCCTGGGCCTTCAGGGGCTCTTTGGAAAGCACAGGTGGGGCAACTGGCTGTGACTCACTGCTGACACCAGGGGGCACCACGTGAAGCCACAAACTCTGCCTTGGTGAAAACTCCCCAGAACCACCTGGCTGGGATCTGGGGAGGGCGGGGTGTGGACAGGAGAACCCCAGCACCAGAGAGACTGGGGTCCTCACAGGGACTAGGACCAGAGGGGTTCTGCTCTCCTGTTCTTTTTGGGCCTCAGCTGGCCCCCAGCCAAGGGAGCTGGGGGATGTCCCTGGGATGAGCATTTGAGACCTGCTCTGTTGGGAGTGCCACCCCAGACCTCCACGCAGTGGGAAGCCACTCCAAGAGAGGGGTCACCTTCTGCCCCAAGTCCTCGGTCCATTAGCCTTTCCTTCTAGGATCGTAAAATATGTCACATAGCAGGATTTCTTAGTCCCCTGCCTCACccagaaagagactggaggaggaTGGGAATCTTAATCTTgcttgacagatggggaaactgaagcacagagaggccaTCGAGGTGAGAGAGCTGGAAAAGAACCCAGGCCGGGCTCACTCGGTCACCACGATCGTTTCTCTGCAGGACTCTCACGTGGTCACCCAtttccacacccaccccacccccgccccgggccTCCACCCTTCTCACCATGAGCATCTCGCTGGTGAGGGAGTTGACGAGGTCTGAGACAGAGGATCGTGGTTCGGTCCGGCGGTCAGACTCATCGTGGGGCGTCTGGCCCGGCACCGGGGCTGTGTTCACCGCCTTCCCACCTGCAGGCAACCTAGGGGTAGAAGGAGTCCAAATGAGCGTGGGCCCagaggtgggctgggctgggcaccaCGGACCTGGATGGTGGCAGGACCTTCTGAGACCCACGCAGCTGCCACCTCCAGTGGGCC
This Camelus ferus isolate YT-003-E chromosome 10, BCGSAC_Cfer_1.0, whole genome shotgun sequence DNA region includes the following protein-coding sequences:
- the SYT7 gene encoding synaptotagmin-7 isoform X5 — its product is MYRDPEAASPGAPTRDVLLVSAIITVSLSVTVVLCGLCHWCQRKLGKRYKNSLETVGTPDSGRGRSEKKAINDLDRDFWNNNESTVQQKWSSYPPKEFILNISPYAPYGDPRLSLKLPAGGKAVNTAPVPGQTPHDESDRRTEPRSSVSDLVNSLTSEMLMLSPGSEEDEAHEGCSRENLGRIQFSVGYNFQESTLTVKIMKAQELPAKDFSGTSDPFVKIYLLPDKKHKLETKVKRKNLNPHWNETFLFEGFPYEKVVQRVLYLQVLDYDRFSRNDPIGEVSIPLNKVDLTQMQTFWKDLKPCSDGSGSRGELLLSLCYNPSANSIIVNIIKARNLKAMDIGGTSDPYVKVWLMYKDKRVEKKKTVTMKRNLNPIFNESFAFDIPTEKLRETTIIITVMDKDRLSRNDVIGKIYLSWKSGPGEVKHWKDMIARPRQPVAQWHQLKA
- the SYT7 gene encoding synaptotagmin-7 isoform X6, whose product is MYRDPEAASPGAPTRDVLLVSAIITVSLSVTVVLCGLCHWCQRKLGKRYKNSLETVGTPDSGRGRSEKKAIKLPAGGKAVNTAPVPGQTPHDESDRRTEPRSSVSDLVNSLTSEMLMLSPGSEEDEAHEGCSRENLGRIQFSVGYNFQESTLTVKIMKAQELPAKDFSGTSDPFVKIYLLPDKKHKLETKVKRKNLNPHWNETFLFEGFPYEKVVQRVLYLQVLDYDRFSRNDPIGEVSIPLNKVDLTQMQTFWKDLKPCSDGSGSRGELLLSLCYNPSANSIIVNIIKARNLKAMDIGGTSDPYVKVWLMYKDKRVEKKKTVTMKRNLNPIFNESFAFDIPTEKLRETTIIITVMDKDRLSRNDVIGKIYLSWKSGPGEVKHWKDMIARPRQPVAQWHQLKA
- the SYT7 gene encoding synaptotagmin-7 isoform X2, whose protein sequence is MYRDPEAASPGAPTRDVLLVSAIITVSLSVTVVLCGLCHWCQRKLGKRYKNSLETVGTPDSGRGRSEKKAINFEDSTLSTATTLESIPSSTGEPKCQRPRTLMRQQSLQQPLSQHQRGRQPSQPTTSQSLGQLQAHMASAPGPNPRAYGRGQARQGSSAGSKYRPAGGRSRSNPGSWDHVVGQIRNRGLDMKSFLEGRMVVLSLVLGLSEQDDFANIPDLQNPGTQQNQNAQGDKRLPAGGKAVNTAPVPGQTPHDESDRRTEPRSSVSDLVNSLTSEMLMLSPGSEEDEAHEGCSRENLGRIQFSVGYNFQESTLTVKIMKAQELPAKDFSGTSDPFVKIYLLPDKKHKLETKVKRKNLNPHWNETFLFEGFPYEKVVQRVLYLQVLDYDRFSRNDPIGEVSIPLNKVDLTQMQTFWKDLKPCSDGSGSRGELLLSLCYNPSANSIIVNIIKARNLKAMDIGGTSDPYVKVWLMYKDKRVEKKKTVTMKRNLNPIFNESFAFDIPTEKLRETTIIITVMDKDRLSRNDVIGKIYLSWKSGPGEVKHWKDMIARPRQPVAQWHQLKA
- the SYT7 gene encoding synaptotagmin-7 isoform X4; translation: MYRDPEAASPGAPTRDVLLVSAIITVSLSVTVVLCGLCHWCQRKLGKRYKNSLETVGTPDSGRGRSEKKAINGTLLAGAKVAAAAGLAVEREGRLGEKPAPVPPPGEDALRSGGAAPSEPGSGGKAGRGRWRTVQSHLAAGKLNLSKLPAGGKAVNTAPVPGQTPHDESDRRTEPRSSVSDLVNSLTSEMLMLSPGSEEDEAHEGCSRENLGRIQFSVGYNFQESTLTVKIMKAQELPAKDFSGTSDPFVKIYLLPDKKHKLETKVKRKNLNPHWNETFLFEGFPYEKVVQRVLYLQVLDYDRFSRNDPIGEVSIPLNKVDLTQMQTFWKDLKPCSDGSGSRGELLLSLCYNPSANSIIVNIIKARNLKAMDIGGTSDPYVKVWLMYKDKRVEKKKTVTMKRNLNPIFNESFAFDIPTEKLRETTIIITVMDKDRLSRNDVIGKIYLSWKSGPGEVKHWKDMIARPRQPVAQWHQLKA
- the SYT7 gene encoding synaptotagmin-7 isoform X3, with the protein product MEAQRGPAEHALHWGLLVLALVVCLLHCDPFTCFSFLSSPPPAPSFEDSTLSTATTLESIPSSTGEPKCQRPRTLMRQQSLQQPLSQHQRGRQPSQPTTSQSLGQLQAHMASAPGPNPRAYGRGQARQGSSAGSKYRPAGGRSRSNPGSWDHVVGQIRNRGLDMKSFLLPAGGKAVNTAPVPGQTPHDESDRRTEPRSSVSDLVNSLTSEMLMLSPGSEEDEAHEGCSRENLGRIQFSVGYNFQESTLTVKIMKAQELPAKDFSGTSDPFVKIYLLPDKKHKLETKVKRKNLNPHWNETFLFEGFPYEKVVQRVLYLQVLDYDRFSRNDPIGEVSIPLNKVDLTQMQTFWKDLKPCSDGSGSRGELLLSLCYNPSANSIIVNIIKARNLKAMDIGGTSDPYVKVWLMYKDKRVEKKKTVTMKRNLNPIFNESFAFDIPTEKLRETTIIITVMDKDRLSRNDVIGKIYLSWKSGPGEVKHWKDMIARPRQPVAQWHQLKA